Proteins from a single region of Nitrospiria bacterium:
- a CDS encoding glycosyltransferase, with amino-acid sequence MNILMATNTFSPHVGGVARSVEAFTSEFRRWGHCVWVVAPFFEGAPKKELGVIRVPAIQHFNGSDFSVRLPIPSFLFPSLERYHPDIVHAHHPFLLGDTALRIAAVRDVPLIFTHHTMYEQYTHYVPGDSPTLKRFVIELSTGFANLCDAVIAPSDSIAATLKERGVKTPIAVIPTGVHVERFRQGEGERFRRLNKIPPEAFVVGHVGRLAPEKNLDFLSKSVADFLSKYDQAHFIIAGTGPSKIDIQRFFESRNLSQRVHLFGVLQAKDLVDAYHAMDSFAFTSKTETQGMVLTEALGAGIPVVAVDAPGVREVLRDGANGRLLPKEDIRLFSDALGEIKGLSQEKRKNFQEEARRTAQQFSIGETAKKTLGLYESLIDKGRVHKKLEGSLWQSAMHVIEAEWEVWNNRAHAARIALSQKG; translated from the coding sequence GTGAATATTTTAATGGCGACCAATACATTTTCTCCTCATGTGGGAGGAGTGGCCCGTTCGGTAGAAGCATTTACTTCCGAATTCCGGCGGTGGGGCCATTGTGTTTGGGTGGTGGCCCCTTTTTTTGAAGGCGCTCCCAAAAAAGAGCTGGGGGTCATTCGCGTTCCGGCCATTCAGCATTTTAATGGGAGCGATTTTTCTGTTCGACTGCCGATCCCCAGTTTTTTATTCCCTTCTTTAGAAAGGTATCACCCCGATATTGTTCATGCACATCATCCCTTTCTGCTGGGAGATACCGCCCTCCGGATTGCGGCGGTTCGTGATGTTCCCCTTATATTTACGCATCATACCATGTATGAGCAATATACCCATTATGTTCCGGGAGATTCTCCCACCCTAAAGCGATTTGTCATTGAGTTGTCCACGGGTTTTGCCAATCTTTGTGATGCCGTCATTGCTCCCAGTGATAGTATTGCAGCGACTTTAAAGGAAAGAGGGGTAAAAACGCCCATTGCTGTAATTCCCACCGGGGTCCATGTGGAACGGTTTCGGCAGGGAGAGGGGGAAAGGTTCCGGCGGTTAAACAAGATTCCCCCAGAAGCGTTTGTCGTGGGTCATGTGGGAAGGTTGGCCCCTGAAAAAAACCTTGATTTTCTTTCTAAAAGTGTGGCTGATTTTTTGAGCAAATATGACCAGGCACATTTTATTATAGCTGGGACCGGTCCTTCTAAAATAGACATTCAAAGATTTTTTGAAAGCCGGAATTTAAGTCAACGGGTGCATCTGTTTGGTGTGTTGCAGGCCAAAGATTTAGTGGATGCCTATCATGCGATGGATAGTTTTGCATTTACTTCTAAGACCGAAACCCAAGGAATGGTTCTGACTGAAGCCCTGGGGGCGGGTATCCCCGTGGTGGCAGTGGATGCTCCGGGCGTGAGGGAAGTCCTGAGAGATGGGGCCAATGGGCGCTTACTTCCCAAGGAAGATATTCGTCTGTTTTCGGATGCGCTTGGGGAAATAAAAGGTCTCTCTCAGGAAAAAAGAAAAAATTTTCAAGAAGAGGCACGGAGAACCGCACAGCAATTTTCCATCGGGGAGACGGCAAAGAAAACATTGGGTTTATACGAAAGCCTAATAGACAAAGGCCGTGTTCATAAAAAGTTGGAGGGAAGCCTGTGGCAATCCGCCATGCATGTCATTGAAGCCGAGTGGGAAGTTTGGAATAACCGGGCCCATGCTGCACGCATTGCCTTGAGTCAGAAGGGTTAA